Genomic segment of Bacteroides intestinalis DSM 17393:
TTTCAGTTCCTGCTGGAGCTCCTTGTTCATCGGTGCTCCGGCTGAAACTATTTTTTCTTTTCACCGCTTCACCTCTGCATCCCGCGACATGCCGTAATATCCCGGCATGGGGCGGTAGATGGGTTGCGTACGTCGCCCCACGTTTATCAGTTTGCCTTCCTCCTGTAGCCGTTTCAAATGTCCGTTGGCGGTGGTACGTGCCATAGCGCACAGATTCTGGAAATCGTAGCGGATCAGTACGTCATGTTCGGTGAAGTACTCTTTCAGGCGCATGTCTATCTCCACTTCCGAGAGGCGTTGGGAGTGGCGGGTATATTTGCTCCGGGTGGCCGTGATGCCTGTCAGCGCACTTTTCAGATTGACGTCGGGACGGAAGCTGATGCTTTTCAGCCGTACCTTCAGATGCTTGTTCGGTGTGCTGCGGGTTACTTTCTGCGTAGCTTCCAGTGTTGGGGAGAAATACCCCAGACCTTCAATGTGTACCTCACGGCCTTCGCGCAACTCCTCACCGCAAATCTGCGTCAGGCAATCTATCGCATTCATCACATCGCCCGTCGTGAGCGAACTGCGGGCATGCACGCGGGCATACAGTTGTTTCATTGTCACTTTTCCGTTAAGCAACGGGCGGGGATGCAATCCCCTTTCTTCCGGATCACCCTCAGCATTGGGGTTCTCGTACCAATCATATACTATTGACATAAGTCTTATCTCTTTATGCGGTTAATATCCTTACTTTATTGTGCCAAAGGTGTTCGCTTGTAAATGAACCACTCCGGTCGGAAGATCGGACAACTCCAGTCGTTCGGTCGGATAACTCCGGTCGTTCGATCGAATGACTTCGGTCGGTCATTTATAAAGAAGCATGCAAAGATACTAAAATAAGCGGGTTGCACGTATAAAATCCCTATCTTTTTCTGCAAGCGTCTTTGTGACAAAAATAGTAGGGAAAAGCTTGCAAAACCCCTATTCCGCATAGTAACTTCGTAGCATCAAGCTCGACAAGCCGATACTATTAACTATTAAAAGAAAACAAAAAACATCATGAAGAAGAATCGAACGTTATTGCAACAACACCGACTTTTGCGCGAGGCAAGCCAACTACTGACTATTGCTGAAAAGCTGAAAACGGAAAAACCGGAAACAAAACATAAAACATCGAAGCATGCCGCTAATGCGACTTCGCTCCTGACCCGCAATGTAAAGGAATTCCTGACATCCCGTTACGACTTCCGCTACAACCTGCTGACGGATGAGACCGAATTCCGCCCCGCCGGACAACGTACCGTTCCCTTTACTCCAATCGGCAAGCGTGAACTGAACGCCTTATGCATTGAAGCGCATGACGAAGGCATCCCTTGCTGGGACAAGGACCTGAGCCGCTACGTCTACTCTTCCTATATCGCCTCTTATCATCCCTTTCACCTTTATATGGACGAACTGCCCGCCTGGGACGGGCGTGACCGGCTGACCGCACTTGCCCTACGCGTTTCCTGCCGTCCGTTGTGGGTACAAGGCTTCCACACATGGATGCTGGGGCTTGCTTCGCAATGGATGGATCAGTCCGTTCTGCATGCCAATAGCGTGGCGCCCATTCTCGTCAGCCGGGAGCAGGGGCGTCGGAAGAGTACCTTTTGCCGCTCACTGATGCCCGACGTGCTGATGCGTTACTACACCGACAACCTGAAACTCACTTCGCAGGGACAAGCCGAAAGGCTCCTTGCGGAAATGGGACTGCTGAACATGGATGAATTTGATAAATACGCCGAAAACAAGATGCCGTTGCTGAAGAACCTGATGCAGATGTCCGCCCTCAACATCCGCAAGGCCTATCAGCAGAATTTCCGGCAACTGCCCCGCGTGGCCTCATTTATCGGCACAAGCAACCGCTTCGACCTACTCACCGACCCGACGGGCAGCCGCCGTTTCCTATGCGTGGAAGTGAAGCATGATATTGACTGTACCCACATAGAACATGACCAGATTTTTGCCCAACTGAAAGCTGAACTGTCTGCCGGACGACGTAACTGGTTCACCAAGAAAGAAGAGGGAGAATTGCAAAGACATAACGAAAAGTTCTACCGCACCAGCCTTGTTGAAGAGGTACTCGCTTCCCGGTTCCGCACCCCGCTTGCCCATGAAAAGAGCCTTGACTTGACCGCTACCGACATTTTCAGCGAATTGCAGACGGCCAACCCTGCCGCCATGCGAGGCAGTAACCCTATGCGCTTCGGGCAAGTATTGCTTCGGGCGGGACTGAAAAGGAGACATACCGAATACGGCAATGTGTACGAGGTGGTGAGAAGACTGGATGTTTCAGCCGGAAAGCCGATGAATAGGGGGATTCGGGGAGGGCTGAAAGAACTGCAGGAAGAGAAATAGGTTATGGAAAGGTAATGCACGAGTAGGCATTCATGCTTGATAAAGTTGTTTTTCTGTTTTCAATAGTAACAAAGCTGACAATGAACAACTGAAAATAGAAAAACAACTCAAATTTGTCTTGTGCTCCCTAAAACTATATATACTTTTAGTCAAGTTGATATATTTGCTTATATACCGACCCAATGTTATCGTTTGCTATTCATTTTATATATAAAGTCATTGCTATCCACTTTTTTAGTGGACAGCAATGATATAAATTTTTAATCAAATCCTAATCCTTTCCAATACCAAAATTTATCTTTAGAGGTATCTCCATTGTTGTAAAACAATATAAATTCCATATCTTCTATAATGAAATCACGGAGATATCCCCTTATGGCTTTATTTTGATCTACTCTGTTTTTAAATTCGTATTCTGCAATCCCGGCACTATCTGGGTATGGTTCATAAAATTTGATAAAACAACAATATATTGGAAATTTCTTTATAAGATGAAACTTGTCATCTCCCCAATATGATATTTTTATACCTATTATTTCTCCCGAATTTTTCCAATCCTTCCTAGAACTTCCTATATAATAGAATTTTAATTCAAAATCATCTGCAAATATTCCGAACGGTTTATTGATATACTTTTCTATTTTCTTCTCTGTAAAATTAGTTTTTATATATTCTAACGTATCGTTATTGCATTCTTGCAAGGATATATATCTGTCCTGTGCAAAAGCGGATATGGATGCCACCAATAGTGACCAAATGAGAATTAAATTTTTCATAAGTTTGTTATTTACAGTTATACGGTATAATTTTATCATCAATCGTTTGGGTATAGTATAATCCGAAAGAGTTGCTGCTTGAAGGCTCACTTTTCAATATGCGAATCCCTGAATTAGTCTGTTCGGCTAATTCGGCAAGCGACATCATGTGTCTGTCGGTATCGGATAGTCCTTTTAGTTCCTTATAGATACTTTCCCATTTTTTATCTAAATCGGATTCTGCTTTAAACATCTTTGTTTCTGTATCTGAGAGACAGTTCGAATATTTAGAATAAAACAGTTTTGCTTTTTGGACATCTTCAATATATAGTGCATAATTACCATTGGTGGTATAGACATACGTGGTTGAATAAACATTATTATCAGACACCCATTTGGCTGTATTCAAGAAGTCGATTCCGGACGGTGGAGTACCGTTAGGATGATTATGTATGGTAGCCACAGTTGTAGTAAATATAGTGACTTTGACACTGGTTGGAGAATTACCTGTTTTTAACTCCCTTAGTCTATACACCTCTTCATCCGAATAATAAGACAGGCCGATAGAGTTTTCATTATGTCCATTGGTTCTGAGAAGATTCTCAAAATCACTGAAAGCAAATGTTTCGGGACCATCAGGATAGGTATTCTTCATCGTATTATACATAGTGTTCGCACTTGCTTTGATTTTGCCGGAAGCAGGGATTGGATCACAGTTGCTATGGACTTCTTTACAGTGTCTTTTCTCACAAACCGGACATCTTTTTCCATCACATATTGGACAAGAAACACTCGCCCTTGTGGTTATGCCATCCATAATCAGTCCTCCACACTCCGGACATTTGGGACCATTACAGTCATCCGGATTGTCCGGCTCTGTATTTTCATCATCGCAAATGCAAGGATCATTGCCGCAATTAGGACAACAAGTACAGGGAAAATTACGGCAATCCGGACAACAGATGCAAGGATCGTGTCCACAATCGGGGCATTGGGAATAGCAAGTGCAAGGGTCGCTTCCACATACGAAACACACATTGCAAGTACACGGATCATTCCCGCAATAATAGCAACAGTTGCAGTCGTCAACGTTTTGTCCGCATCTGGTACAATACTCAATCAAGACTTCGCATCCGCCACCGTCGTATGTATGATACAAGCCACAAAAGGCACAATAGTAGACATCATTTTCCCAGTCGATAGAATAACTGGAAGCTGATAAGGAACGGTCTACCAGACTGATGGAAAGGAAGTCGTTGTCTTTCGAATAGTCAGATTGTTGCTGGCATCCGGCCCGGAAGATTTTGTGCGTTCTTTTGCCATTGGTATAATAATAGGCCGATTGGATGCGTCCGCTCGGATAAGACTTGTACCATATTCCGGTGAAAGCATGGTTATCGGGAATATGACGCATTGTTTTCATTTTTTTTCCGTGCTTTTTCATATAGTCTTTTTCTCCTATCAGGGTAACCATATAGCAATTTGTCTTTTTCTTCCCGAGCCTCTGTTCAAACACAAGCATGAACTCCGGTCTGACACGTTCAAAGATAGTTTTTTTTCCTTTTCGTTTCATTGTTTTATGGGCTATAATTTCCCGCCACTGATATTCAGAGGTATTTCTATATAGACGGATACTGAATCCGACCATTCTCTGGCTTCATCCCATAGAGGAACAATGTTACTCTCTTGAATATCCGGCAGGCCGCGTGTGTGATGCTTGTGCTGACACGCATCAGTGTGTACGTGGGTACTGTCTTTCGCGGTATCTATGCTATCATTCATTCCATGACCACCGTTTGCCTTGTCTTGTGTCTGTGGCAAAGTCAATAGGGGGATGTGCGAATAATACTTTTTTACTGCGTTGAGGCTTATGGCATCATCCGTTGTTTTCTGATTCCGCTCTTGCCGTCGCGAGTAGGGTAAATCATCAAAGCACGAATTCCATATCACTGCGAATAGGGCTAAGATGAATATTAGTTTTTTCTTTTTCATAACTAATGTATTTTTGTTGATTAATAATACATTCTTTTTTCCGGTTAAAATTCTTTTATTGTCTCTCACCTCCTTCCTTTGTTTTGCTCAAATACTCTTTTACCAAATGTTTCATTTGAAGAGCGGTAGAGCCTTCTTGTTTGAAT
This window contains:
- a CDS encoding VapE domain-containing protein, with the translated sequence MKKNRTLLQQHRLLREASQLLTIAEKLKTEKPETKHKTSKHAANATSLLTRNVKEFLTSRYDFRYNLLTDETEFRPAGQRTVPFTPIGKRELNALCIEAHDEGIPCWDKDLSRYVYSSYIASYHPFHLYMDELPAWDGRDRLTALALRVSCRPLWVQGFHTWMLGLASQWMDQSVLHANSVAPILVSREQGRRKSTFCRSLMPDVLMRYYTDNLKLTSQGQAERLLAEMGLLNMDEFDKYAENKMPLLKNLMQMSALNIRKAYQQNFRQLPRVASFIGTSNRFDLLTDPTGSRRFLCVEVKHDIDCTHIEHDQIFAQLKAELSAGRRNWFTKKEEGELQRHNEKFYRTSLVEEVLASRFRTPLAHEKSLDLTATDIFSELQTANPAAMRGSNPMRFGQVLLRAGLKRRHTEYGNVYEVVRRLDVSAGKPMNRGIRGGLKELQEEK
- a CDS encoding HU family DNA-binding protein, encoding MSIVYDWYENPNAEGDPEERGLHPRPLLNGKVTMKQLYARVHARSSLTTGDVMNAIDCLTQICGEELREGREVHIEGLGYFSPTLEATQKVTRSTPNKHLKVRLKSISFRPDVNLKSALTGITATRSKYTRHSQRLSEVEIDMRLKEYFTEHDVLIRYDFQNLCAMARTTANGHLKRLQEEGKLINVGRRTQPIYRPMPGYYGMSRDAEVKR